AATTCTTCAAGCAGTTCTCTCTGGCGCGGGGTAAGTTTTTTAGGCACATCTACAAAAATGGTGATGAACTGGTCGCCCTTGCCATAGCCGCCAAGTTTTGGAACCCCCTTGCTTTTTAAATGAAAGACCCTGCCCGAAGGCGTGCCTGCGGGAACTTTTATAAATGCCTTTCCGTCCATTGTCGGCACCTCAATCTCAGCGCCGAGCGCAGCCTGCGTGAATGACACCGGCACTTCGCACATAAGGTCATTGCCTTTTCTTTTGAAAAACGGATGGTCCGCCACATGGAGCACCACATACAAGTCTCCGTAAGGTCCTCCCAGACTTCCGGCCTCTCCTTCACCGGTGACCCTGAGCCTGACTCCTGTATCAACGCCCGGCGGAACTTTAATGGAAACCCTTTTTTTCTTTCTCGTCTTGCCTTCGCCCCTGCATTCTTTGCACGGGTCGGTGATTACCTTGCCGGTGCCTTTGCAATGACCGCAGGTCTTTGAGATTGAGAAAAATCCCTGCTGAAGCCGTACATGCCCTGCGCCTTTACAGGAATGGCATGTTGCAATGCCTTTGCCTTCTTTAGCGCCTGTGCCTCTGCAGGCTGTGCATGTTTCCCATCTGGGGATGTCAATTGTTTTTTCCGCGCCAAAGACTGCCTCTTTCAGGTCTAATTCAAGGTCATATCTGAGGTCAGAGCCCTTTTGCGGACGCGCCCTCCTTCTCCCTCCGCCAAACTGGCCTCCGAAGAAGTCTTCAAATATATC
This region of Nitrospirota bacterium genomic DNA includes:
- the dnaJ gene encoding molecular chaperone DnaJ: MKDYYQILGVDRNATDAELKKAYRQLALKYHPDRNPGDKACEDKFKEINESYTCLSDPQKRANYDNFGATEGMGMGGAGFGDFSSAFGDAFGDIFEDFFGGQFGGGRRRARPQKGSDLRYDLELDLKEAVFGAEKTIDIPRWETCTACRGTGAKEGKGIATCHSCKGAGHVRLQQGFFSISKTCGHCKGTGKVITDPCKECRGEGKTRKKKRVSIKVPPGVDTGVRLRVTGEGEAGSLGGPYGDLYVVLHVADHPFFKRKGNDLMCEVPVSFTQAALGAEIEVPTMDGKAFIKVPAGTPSGRVFHLKSKGVPKLGGYGKGDQFITIFVDVPKKLTPRQRELLEEFAEISGEDASKGFMDKVKDLFGKEQAK